A region of Vibrio chagasii DNA encodes the following proteins:
- a CDS encoding transporter substrate-binding domain-containing protein gives MTNTKISLRVTVGGMFLLATVLTAIVAVSLQYYFSKKMATEHTLSKLTMVSQDLSDYIGNVDSDAINTARLLSAVHRSISHQISREESRGILSEAIKDNPLFYSIYIGSSNDNFFQIINLESSPHVRDKIGAQNSDRWVVIEIRNQDQGRIRTTKYYDLDFNLRDSKTEPSNYFPTTRPWYVSANTETVEKTQPYLFQHLQITGQTYSLAFESKAVSDTQHVIGIDIVLSSLASKLSASALDLDEDSKVESFLYSRSGNIIASNRNYQSSNILPQASQINWSAQQQTIIDNTSPLLFSNQSDWGPMDFSVSGKPHGYAIDLLKMISEMSGVQFEFVNGFSWAELTGKFQEGSIDGLHSVQNYESNGIIGLYTDPIYELPFAVVTKRDAPAVINYQELDGKSVAILSGWSITPKLRSDFPNIRLLEFTDIEAALDAVDNEEVFAVIDVKPVLSFSLDKFFHQNLKVSEALLDLKTDYPNQFHIVLQNKHQQLLPIINQAIQSLTDEQKIALAQKWFDHHALNAGTTIPYTELYEKTATATVEGEMVELNLNGELKHLYLKKIDTGEHYSEYFAVAIPEAEIYSAVNKRVATSIGVTVLLMSLTLPVAWIFGAPIVRPIRQLEAETNKVKQRDYDSVRVLDTRIKEVWELSVAVKDMAAEIKQHEQTQEAFVESFIKLIAQAIDDKSAYTAGHCNRVPELGLMLAEAAEKSQSDYFKDFKFENDDERREFRIAAWLHDCGKITTPEHIVDKGSKLEANYNRIHEVRTRFEVLWRDAEITALRKQLEGELPTDQIAEELAVTKQKLQDDFAFIATSNVGGEFMSDDKVARIRSIAETTWTRNFDDQLGLSPIEVMNRVPSSNLPAIEQLLSDRPEHIVKRDRPLEFDPKHQIKMDVPEHLYNLGEVYNLCIARGTLTAEDRFKINEHMLGTIKMLENLPFPKELSRVPRYASTHHETLKGTGYPRKLTAEDLSIPERILVISDIFEALTAADRPYKKAKPISVAVDIMYKMALDEHIDLELFRLFLTSGTHIRYAQEYLKPEQIDFVDINKYLEVTRQIA, from the coding sequence ATGACAAACACAAAAATCTCATTACGGGTGACCGTTGGCGGGATGTTTTTACTTGCAACGGTACTTACGGCAATTGTTGCTGTATCACTTCAATATTACTTCAGTAAAAAGATGGCGACTGAGCATACCTTGTCAAAACTGACGATGGTGTCTCAAGACTTAAGTGACTATATAGGTAACGTCGACTCAGACGCGATTAATACAGCACGCTTGCTCTCTGCTGTGCATCGATCTATCAGCCATCAAATATCCAGAGAAGAATCGCGTGGGATTCTGTCTGAGGCGATAAAAGATAATCCTCTCTTCTACAGCATTTATATCGGTTCATCTAACGACAACTTTTTCCAAATTATTAACTTGGAATCATCACCTCATGTTAGAGATAAGATAGGTGCACAGAATAGCGACCGTTGGGTAGTCATTGAAATCCGTAACCAAGATCAAGGTAGGATTCGTACCACTAAATACTATGACTTGGATTTTAATCTTAGAGATTCTAAGACAGAGCCAAGCAACTACTTTCCAACCACAAGACCTTGGTATGTCTCTGCCAATACCGAGACTGTCGAGAAAACCCAGCCTTATTTATTTCAACACCTTCAAATCACAGGCCAAACATATTCATTAGCGTTTGAATCCAAAGCAGTGAGCGACACTCAACATGTGATAGGGATTGATATTGTTTTGTCTTCGTTAGCGAGTAAGCTTTCTGCGAGTGCGTTGGATTTGGATGAAGACAGTAAAGTTGAGTCTTTCCTTTATTCAAGGTCAGGCAACATCATCGCGTCTAATCGCAATTATCAGTCGAGTAACATACTCCCTCAAGCTAGCCAAATTAACTGGTCTGCACAGCAACAAACCATAATAGACAATACATCGCCTCTATTGTTTTCAAATCAAAGTGACTGGGGGCCGATGGATTTTTCGGTATCAGGAAAACCACACGGCTATGCGATTGATCTATTGAAAATGATCAGTGAGATGAGTGGAGTTCAGTTCGAATTTGTAAATGGCTTCTCGTGGGCGGAGTTAACTGGCAAATTCCAAGAGGGCAGTATTGATGGCTTACACTCGGTTCAAAATTACGAAAGTAATGGCATTATCGGTTTATACACTGACCCGATTTATGAACTACCGTTTGCTGTAGTCACGAAGCGTGATGCTCCAGCCGTAATCAACTACCAAGAGCTTGATGGTAAGAGCGTCGCCATTTTATCTGGATGGTCAATTACACCGAAATTAAGGTCAGACTTCCCAAATATTAGGCTTTTGGAGTTTACGGATATTGAGGCAGCGCTAGACGCTGTCGACAACGAAGAGGTTTTTGCGGTAATTGATGTTAAGCCTGTACTGTCATTTTCATTGGATAAGTTCTTCCATCAGAACTTGAAAGTAAGTGAAGCGCTGCTTGACCTAAAAACAGACTATCCTAATCAATTCCATATCGTTTTGCAGAATAAACACCAACAGCTGTTACCTATCATCAACCAAGCCATCCAGTCGCTTACTGATGAACAGAAAATAGCGTTAGCTCAAAAGTGGTTTGATCATCATGCTTTGAATGCTGGTACGACGATTCCTTACACGGAGCTCTATGAAAAAACGGCAACAGCGACTGTTGAAGGTGAGATGGTTGAGCTAAATCTCAATGGTGAACTTAAACATCTATATTTGAAGAAGATCGATACGGGTGAGCATTACTCAGAATACTTTGCGGTAGCCATCCCCGAGGCTGAGATATACAGCGCAGTTAATAAGAGAGTTGCGACTTCGATCGGTGTGACAGTTCTGTTAATGAGCCTTACCTTGCCTGTTGCGTGGATCTTTGGTGCGCCGATTGTTCGGCCGATACGCCAGCTTGAAGCTGAAACCAACAAAGTGAAACAGCGCGATTATGATAGCGTGAGGGTGCTTGATACCCGCATAAAAGAAGTATGGGAGCTATCTGTCGCGGTTAAAGACATGGCTGCGGAAATAAAGCAGCACGAACAAACGCAGGAAGCCTTCGTCGAATCCTTTATTAAACTTATCGCGCAAGCCATCGATGACAAGTCTGCTTACACTGCAGGGCATTGTAACCGTGTGCCAGAGCTCGGTTTGATGTTGGCAGAAGCGGCTGAAAAGTCTCAATCAGACTACTTCAAAGACTTTAAATTTGAAAATGACGATGAACGTCGTGAGTTTAGAATTGCTGCGTGGCTGCATGATTGCGGAAAGATCACAACACCTGAACATATCGTCGATAAAGGCTCTAAGTTAGAAGCAAACTATAACCGTATTCATGAGGTGAGAACACGATTTGAGGTGCTTTGGCGTGACGCAGAAATTACGGCTTTGCGCAAGCAACTGGAAGGTGAGTTACCAACGGATCAGATAGCTGAAGAGTTAGCGGTAACCAAGCAAAAGCTACAAGACGATTTTGCATTCATCGCGACATCTAATGTGGGTGGTGAATTCATGAGTGATGATAAGGTCGCGCGTATTCGTTCTATCGCTGAAACAACTTGGACGCGTAACTTTGATGACCAATTGGGTTTATCGCCAATAGAGGTGATGAATCGGGTACCTAGCTCAAACTTACCTGCTATAGAGCAGCTTTTAAGTGATAGGCCAGAACATATAGTGAAACGAGACCGACCATTAGAGTTCGATCCAAAACATCAGATAAAAATGGATGTGCCTGAACATCTATATAATCTCGGTGAGGTCTACAACCTGTGTATTGCTCGTGGCACCTTGACGGCTGAAGATCGATTCAAAATCAATGAGCATATGTTGGGCACTATCAAAATGCTTGAAAACCTGCCATTCCCGAAAGAGTTAAGCCGTGTACCGCGTTATGCTTCCACTCACCATGAAACTCTTAAAGGTACAGGCTATCCAAGAAAGCTGACTGCTGAAGACCTTTCAATTCCAGAACGTATCCTGGTTATATCGGATATTTTTGAGGCGTTGACTGCTGCTGATAGACCTTATAAGAAAGCGAAGCCTATCAGTGTTGCCGTCGATATCATGTATAAAATGGCATTAGATGAGCACATCGATCTCGAACTGTTTAGGCTGTTCCTAACGAGTGGTACGCATATTCGTTATGCGCAGGAGTATTTGAAACCTGAG